From Roseburia hominis, the proteins below share one genomic window:
- a CDS encoding helix-turn-helix transcriptional regulator — protein MNKNEAVKKCVASNLKKCRKKCGMTMEEVAKEIGVTRQCIGMYENSARIPRMDRLLRILNLYGTTLEELVDDGKKEEEPPAEIEEDENE, from the coding sequence ATGAATAAAAATGAAGCGGTGAAAAAGTGTGTTGCATCGAATTTAAAAAAGTGCAGAAAAAAATGTGGAATGACTATGGAAGAGGTGGCGAAGGAGATAGGCGTCACTCGTCAGTGTATCGGAATGTATGAAAACAGCGCGAGAATACCGCGAATGGATCGATTATTGAGAATCCTGAATCTGTATGGTACGACGCTGGAAGAATTGGTGGACGACGGGAAAAAAGAGGAGGAGCCGCCCGCGGAAATCGAAGAAGATGAAAATGAATAA
- the mobP2 gene encoding MobP2 family relaxase, translating to MGNTPGVVVRNKFVAPTGTKGFGNYLWYKDRAEAKRESVLKKQEQFEEYMESYMGNPEKSTGLFTAKRDSLSKAEMKKWQGIFEKAQANGSLLWQPIISFDNSFLEENGMYRSSDHWLDEIHMREYVRNGVKRMLHNENLDHAVWVGSFHYNTDNIHVHLAIVEPMPTRRKKLYERDGKMQEEIVGKFKPSSIKKCRSYITNSILGEKKMNIQINDLIRKSIVAKKKETILHTDVMFQHEFLTIYDQLPKNKSYWNYNNSHMRALKPLIDDLSLRFIQKYQLKEFLELKELIREQNDVYHKLYGKSNSNADYLFHKTEDLYARLGNAILKEMKAYDKELQEESLLKKIPEEIQYGDMPEIQTISDDVLEEYGSSIEDIIDYPDEDTYLEWTKEYKAARKFLYGTKEEAPQLDRAFVEMSLEAERGNVLAMYDLGDMFYHGRWTEMNEEKASLYYEQSFRGLMELDKNGVKSEKKELLENYVSYRIGRMYQSGKGVKQDYGQAFSYYEKSNSKYARYSQGLLWRDGCGVEKNLHAAFEMFGQAAKDSMPYADYELGKMYEKGVGTGKDIEKAGEHYKKALSGFVKILEERPDDKLYYRVGAMYEKGQGSERNLPEAVRCYEKAAYFGNVYANVALGRIYAESGEIDKVKLAVRYLESASEHNQVEAQYALGKLYLRELPGIQDYEKAEHYLSLSAKQGNPYAQYMLGKMYLKVPEMLDYRKAEQYLKQSAAKGFEYADYQLGRLYSYKQSDLYNPEKAESYLRRLAENGNDMSRFALGQLYRDKDSPLYNRSKAMECFRPLAESGNEYAQLQLGSLYLQGGQSRKELRMAEYWFKQAKSLGNEYADNFLKSLKQKSNMQLKGHEGVKLSRAISRLQGEVRRESRRALQEYEFEQSMEQEIRVR from the coding sequence ATGGGAAACACACCGGGAGTTGTTGTGAGAAATAAATTTGTCGCTCCTACGGGAACGAAAGGATTTGGTAATTATCTGTGGTATAAAGACCGTGCAGAAGCTAAAAGAGAAAGCGTATTAAAAAAGCAGGAACAATTTGAAGAGTATATGGAGTCCTATATGGGAAATCCTGAAAAATCGACGGGGTTATTTACGGCAAAGCGGGACAGCCTGTCAAAAGCAGAAATGAAAAAATGGCAGGGGATATTTGAAAAAGCGCAGGCGAATGGCTCTTTGTTATGGCAGCCGATTATCAGTTTTGATAATTCTTTTTTGGAAGAGAATGGCATGTACCGTTCCTCAGACCACTGGCTGGATGAGATACATATGCGTGAATATGTCCGCAATGGAGTGAAACGGATGCTGCATAATGAGAATTTAGATCATGCAGTGTGGGTCGGCTCATTTCATTATAATACAGATAATATTCATGTACATTTGGCTATAGTAGAGCCGATGCCTACCCGAAGGAAAAAACTGTATGAACGTGATGGGAAAATGCAGGAAGAAATCGTTGGAAAGTTTAAACCATCATCGATTAAGAAATGCCGGAGTTATATCACAAATTCCATACTTGGGGAAAAGAAGATGAATATTCAGATTAACGACTTGATTCGAAAATCCATCGTGGCAAAGAAAAAGGAGACGATTCTTCATACAGATGTAATGTTTCAGCATGAGTTTCTGACTATTTATGACCAGCTGCCGAAGAACAAGAGCTACTGGAATTATAATAATTCGCATATGCGCGCGTTAAAGCCGTTAATTGATGACCTGAGCCTGCGGTTTATCCAGAAGTACCAATTAAAAGAATTTTTGGAACTTAAAGAACTTATACGGGAACAGAATGACGTTTACCATAAGCTGTATGGGAAAAGTAATAGTAATGCAGATTATTTGTTTCATAAGACGGAAGATTTATATGCCCGGCTTGGAAATGCTATTTTGAAAGAGATGAAGGCATATGATAAGGAATTACAAGAGGAGAGTTTACTAAAAAAGATACCGGAAGAAATTCAGTATGGTGATATGCCGGAAATACAGACTATATCTGATGATGTATTGGAAGAGTATGGAAGCAGCATTGAAGATATCATAGATTACCCGGATGAAGATACATATTTGGAATGGACGAAAGAATATAAAGCGGCTAGAAAATTTTTGTATGGGACGAAAGAAGAAGCGCCTCAGCTGGATCGGGCTTTTGTAGAAATGTCTTTAGAGGCAGAACGCGGGAATGTGCTGGCGATGTATGATTTGGGTGATATGTTTTATCATGGACGCTGGACAGAGATGAATGAGGAAAAGGCGTCTCTTTATTATGAACAATCCTTTCGTGGTTTAATGGAATTGGATAAGAACGGTGTAAAGAGTGAGAAGAAAGAATTACTTGAAAATTATGTCTCCTATCGGATTGGCAGAATGTATCAGAGCGGAAAAGGAGTGAAACAGGATTACGGGCAGGCATTTTCTTATTATGAAAAAAGCAATTCAAAATATGCGAGGTATTCACAGGGACTTTTGTGGCGTGATGGCTGTGGTGTGGAAAAGAACCTACATGCAGCATTTGAAATGTTTGGACAAGCAGCTAAAGATTCTATGCCGTATGCGGATTATGAACTTGGAAAGATGTATGAGAAGGGAGTAGGAACAGGGAAGGATATTGAGAAGGCCGGAGAACATTACAAAAAGGCACTTTCAGGATTTGTGAAAATATTGGAAGAACGGCCGGACGATAAACTCTATTATAGGGTTGGGGCTATGTATGAAAAAGGGCAGGGGAGTGAGCGGAATTTGCCGGAAGCGGTCCGTTGCTATGAAAAGGCGGCTTACTTTGGAAATGTTTATGCAAATGTGGCATTAGGAAGAATCTATGCAGAAAGCGGTGAAATTGATAAAGTGAAATTGGCGGTCCGGTATCTTGAAAGCGCAAGTGAACACAACCAAGTGGAGGCACAATATGCATTAGGGAAGTTGTACTTAAGAGAACTCCCGGGAATACAAGATTATGAAAAGGCAGAACATTATCTGTCTCTTTCTGCAAAGCAGGGAAATCCGTATGCACAGTACATGTTGGGAAAAATGTATTTGAAAGTACCGGAAATGCTAGACTACAGGAAAGCCGAACAATACTTGAAACAGTCGGCGGCGAAAGGGTTTGAATATGCAGACTACCAACTTGGCAGGCTGTACTCCTATAAGCAGTCTGATTTATATAATCCGGAGAAAGCGGAAAGTTATTTGAGAAGATTAGCTGAAAATGGAAATGATATGAGCCGCTTTGCATTAGGACAGTTATATCGTGATAAAGACAGTCCGTTATATAATCGCAGCAAAGCGATGGAATGTTTTAGGCCGCTTGCAGAGAGCGGTAACGAATATGCACAGCTACAACTGGGAAGTTTGTATCTCCAGGGCGGCCAGTCAAGAAAAGAGCTTCGGATGGCCGAATATTGGTTCAAACAGGCAAAGAGCCTGGGAAATGAATATGCAGATAATTTTTTGAAAAGTTTAAAACAGAAAAGCAATATGCAGTTAAAAGGACATGAAGGTGTAAAGCTGTCAAGAGCAATTTCCCGGCTACAGGGAGAGGTAAGAAGAGAGAGCAGGCGTGCGCTCCAGGAATACGAATTTGAACAATCTATGGAACAGGAGATTCGAGTCCGTTGA
- a CDS encoding ParB N-terminal domain-containing protein has product MKFKQGMMRKTETPEVEIGNGLLSGISQKYKNVDNLTMDIVYVTEEKIAYNPLNRDVSKNDIEEMAQLIAMNHGLEQPLVLRDYTEKDGEEDFEYILLTGERRLRAIRLNKERGIMTDYQIPCYIKELDDIPLPLDDDLKEEFAIAVSNKYREKTDGDLYLESQRWRKIYKALKAAGESYIDYTDQEGNVIEQKNISGKRVRELVAAEMGISVGTEQKLEEVERKGAEEVKAALLAGKATLETAHALSKLEPEEQRKIVEQAEDVIEKKDVQKHVERKEKEIALTREAWNEDIRPIEEALDCGKVMLKESKMKQYEKAIQTLKKLIQ; this is encoded by the coding sequence ATGAAATTTAAACAGGGCATGATGAGAAAAACAGAGACCCCGGAAGTAGAGATCGGAAACGGACTGCTCAGTGGGATATCCCAGAAATATAAAAATGTTGATAATCTGACTATGGATATCGTATATGTAACAGAAGAAAAAATCGCATATAATCCGCTGAACCGTGATGTCAGTAAAAATGATATTGAAGAGATGGCGCAGTTGATCGCTATGAATCATGGATTAGAACAACCGTTGGTATTAAGAGATTATACAGAAAAGGATGGTGAGGAAGATTTCGAATATATACTTTTGACAGGCGAGAGACGGCTGCGTGCGATTCGCCTCAATAAAGAGAGAGGAATCATGACAGATTATCAGATTCCCTGCTATATCAAAGAACTTGATGATATACCACTTCCGCTGGATGATGACCTAAAGGAAGAGTTTGCTATTGCAGTATCGAATAAGTATCGGGAGAAGACAGATGGCGATTTATATTTGGAGTCTCAGCGCTGGCGTAAAATATACAAGGCATTAAAGGCTGCTGGAGAGAGTTATATTGATTACACTGATCAGGAAGGGAATGTGATAGAACAGAAAAATATTTCCGGGAAAAGAGTGCGGGAATTGGTCGCAGCAGAAATGGGAATCAGTGTTGGGACAGAGCAGAAATTGGAGGAGGTAGAACGGAAGGGAGCGGAGGAAGTAAAGGCCGCTCTTCTGGCTGGGAAAGCCACTTTGGAAACGGCACATGCTCTATCCAAACTGGAGCCGGAAGAACAGAGGAAGATTGTAGAACAGGCGGAAGATGTCATTGAAAAAAAAGATGTCCAGAAGCATGTTGAGAGGAAGGAAAAAGAAATTGCGCTAACGCGCGAAGCCTGGAATGAGGATATTCGGCCGATTGAGGAAGCCTTGGATTGTGGAAAGGTCATGTTAAAAGAAAGTAAGATGAAGCAATATGAAAAAGCGATACAAACATTAAAAAAATTGATTCAATAG
- a CDS encoding DUF3991 and TOPRIM domain-containing protein, which translates to MNKKWKTPEEKQELYRRIKEEIRIEDYAREIGLSPYQSAGSRHIKLREHDSVRIDADKNCFWRNSVPGMGKSVGKGGSVIDFALEFTSKSLAEVLSEFEQKLEERGYSLEQKPMYGYAKKRKEAPATKERLEGLRLPEAAGHMRNVFAYLTRSRFISKDVVQEFVDKKMLYQDVRNNCVFVAYDYTKEGQEREPVFGCIRGTNTERKFVRDVDGSDYEKGFFIDNQSDSVVITESVIEAMSIMSVMADQGLDYHTYSYLALSGTGKGMPIKTITENCPEFSRYIFALNHDEPGLNAMKVYAKYLREELKVAGELKQWIPNTPGFDWNDELKQRFFQKFAPRTTADIAAKTASKAPRRITTAPTGAAKQKIIEKQTRMQKDELERENGVQYGREALELEM; encoded by the coding sequence ATGAATAAAAAGTGGAAGACACCGGAAGAAAAGCAGGAGTTGTACCGTAGGATCAAAGAGGAAATTAGAATTGAAGACTATGCAAGGGAAATCGGATTGTCGCCCTATCAGTCCGCAGGTTCCCGACATATTAAACTACGGGAACATGATTCAGTCAGGATTGATGCAGATAAGAATTGTTTCTGGAGGAATTCGGTGCCAGGTATGGGAAAGAGTGTTGGAAAAGGCGGGTCAGTGATTGATTTTGCATTGGAATTCACTTCAAAGAGCCTTGCGGAGGTACTTTCTGAATTTGAGCAGAAGCTGGAAGAACGTGGATATAGTCTGGAACAAAAACCAATGTATGGATATGCCAAAAAGCGTAAGGAAGCACCGGCAACTAAAGAAAGACTGGAGGGGCTGCGGCTTCCGGAAGCGGCTGGACATATGCGTAATGTTTTTGCTTATCTGACAAGGAGCCGTTTCATAAGTAAGGATGTAGTACAGGAATTCGTTGATAAGAAGATGCTGTATCAGGATGTGAGAAACAACTGCGTTTTTGTGGCTTATGACTATACGAAGGAAGGGCAGGAAAGAGAGCCGGTATTTGGCTGCATAAGAGGTACGAATACAGAAAGAAAATTTGTGAGGGATGTGGATGGCAGCGATTATGAAAAAGGATTTTTCATAGATAACCAGTCTGATTCGGTCGTGATTACGGAGAGCGTGATCGAAGCGATGAGCATTATGTCGGTGATGGCAGACCAGGGATTGGACTACCATACATACAGCTATCTTGCCCTATCCGGTACAGGAAAGGGAATGCCCATTAAAACAATCACAGAAAACTGTCCGGAATTTTCCCGTTATATTTTCGCCCTGAATCATGATGAGCCGGGGCTAAATGCTATGAAAGTGTATGCAAAGTATCTGCGGGAAGAACTTAAAGTGGCGGGAGAACTAAAGCAATGGATACCGAATACACCGGGATTCGACTGGAATGATGAATTAAAACAGCGCTTCTTTCAAAAGTTCGCACCAAGAACAACCGCAGACATAGCAGCAAAAACAGCGTCAAAAGCGCCTCGCCGGATAACAACAGCGCCAACCGGCGCGGCGAAACAGAAAATCATTGAAAAGCAGACAAGAATGCAGAAAGATGAGCTTGAACGTGAAAATGGCGTACAGTACGGCCGAGAAGCCCTGGAATTAGAAATGTAA
- a CDS encoding helix-turn-helix domain-containing protein, producing the protein MISYKPLFKTMEEKGISSYYLFKKGFSKATFYSIKQGNSISTNTINQLCKLLNCTVSDIIEFIDDESE; encoded by the coding sequence ATGATCAGTTATAAGCCATTATTCAAGACCATGGAGGAGAAAGGAATCTCGTCCTATTATTTATTCAAAAAGGGATTCTCGAAAGCCACTTTTTATTCCATCAAGCAGGGAAACAGTATTAGTACAAATACAATCAACCAGCTATGCAAATTGCTGAACTGCACAGTTTCCGACATCATAGAATTCATTGATGATGAATCAGAATGA
- a CDS encoding type II toxin-antitoxin system RelE/ParE family toxin: MDKYCVMIPTEVKGMIRGIYADICDRSLDNTVAEKVIGAIEKAILSLEYMPYRGTELNKGEHKGKKYRRLVVKKHIIVYRVFEETKQVIIVFVKSEKMNI, encoded by the coding sequence TTGGATAAATATTGCGTTATGATTCCAACGGAAGTGAAGGGAATGATAAGGGGTATATATGCTGATATCTGCGATAGGTCTCTTGATAATACGGTTGCAGAGAAGGTGATCGGCGCTATAGAAAAGGCAATACTGTCATTGGAGTATATGCCGTATCGTGGGACAGAATTAAATAAAGGTGAGCATAAAGGGAAAAAGTACCGGAGATTAGTGGTTAAGAAGCATATCATAGTATATAGAGTCTTCGAGGAAACAAAACAAGTGATAATCGTGTTCGTTAAGAGCGAGAAGATGAATATATAA
- a CDS encoding helix-turn-helix domain-containing protein yields the protein MLVYKINVIAALKEAGYSSTKILKENILSQSAMQKLRKGDMIGIKTLEQLCELLNMQPGEIIMHAK from the coding sequence ATGTTAGTATACAAAATCAATGTAATAGCCGCGCTAAAAGAAGCCGGATACAGTAGTACAAAAATATTAAAAGAGAATATACTTAGCCAGTCTGCAATGCAAAAACTTAGAAAAGGGGATATGATAGGAATAAAGACATTGGAACAGCTTTGCGAATTGCTGAATATGCAGCCAGGCGAGATCATTATGCACGCAAAATAA
- a CDS encoding DUF5688 family protein, with translation MKYEDFIERMLQEVKKRVESDVSITLHTATKNNGAIRKGFVFEKHKNHTAPIIYLDEFYESYQHGREVEELAGIMCMLYKKAIYEIKPDFERVIDYEEMKDRIVYQLINAEKNKDLLAEIPYKKFHDLAIVFYLLLEKSGDETATMLIKDELLQRWGVSEQEVYENAVHNTPVLFPMEINPLTDSMYVLTNDIIHTGASVILYDDTLKRAADVIKTNFYLIPSSIHEWILVPDDGVMTRSHLEGMVDEVNADMIPDTEILGDCVYYYSIKEGRLIV, from the coding sequence ATGAAGTACGAAGATTTTATTGAAAGAATGTTGCAGGAAGTTAAAAAAAGAGTAGAAAGTGATGTGAGCATTACCTTGCACACAGCTACAAAAAACAACGGCGCGATTAGAAAGGGATTTGTTTTTGAAAAACACAAGAATCATACAGCGCCTATTATTTATCTCGATGAGTTTTATGAATCTTATCAGCATGGAAGGGAGGTTGAAGAACTTGCCGGAATAATGTGTATGCTTTATAAGAAAGCAATTTATGAAATAAAACCGGATTTTGAACGAGTCATAGATTACGAAGAGATGAAAGATAGAATTGTATATCAGCTTATTAATGCTGAAAAGAACAAAGACTTATTAGCAGAAATTCCCTACAAAAAATTTCATGACTTAGCGATTGTATTCTATCTTTTGCTTGAAAAGTCTGGTGATGAGACCGCGACGATGTTGATTAAAGATGAACTCCTACAGCGTTGGGGAGTGTCGGAACAGGAAGTGTATGAGAATGCGGTTCACAATACTCCGGTGCTCTTCCCGATGGAGATAAATCCGCTGACTGATTCTATGTATGTTTTAACAAATGATATCATTCATACAGGCGCTTCAGTCATATTGTATGATGATACACTCAAGAGGGCGGCGGATGTCATCAAAACGAATTTCTATCTTATTCCAAGTAGTATTCATGAATGGATATTGGTTCCAGATGACGGAGTGATGACCCGATCTCATTTGGAGGGTATGGTAGATGAGGTTAATGCAGACATGATTCCGGACACAGAAATATTAGGTGATTGCGTTTACTACTATTCTATCAAAGAGGGAAGGTTGATTGTATAG
- a CDS encoding AAA family ATPase: MKTIAILNNKGGVGKSVTATTLSAIMGVEFDKKVLLVDDDPQANSSKIMGFTGRRAKNYSLREKIEQKVALCENTLEDVLLDPEKDIHDCIVHTRFEQVDLLPAYLTLSEAENKLLSDVSLPQQFRLKMQLEKVKGEYDYCIIDCGPGVSLLNINALVAADGVLIPSKSDESSRDGIANIMHLIKTVQSYNLNLKLSGCFLVQYDKRKRICQEAWADCQEALGDKFLPWTIRQNTCAEQAPGKVKTLYELDKKSDSVYNYIWIARYLMERNGKKVLKEYMEEMQHEI; the protein is encoded by the coding sequence ATGAAAACAATAGCAATTCTCAATAACAAAGGAGGAGTCGGAAAATCAGTGACTGCCACAACTCTTTCGGCGATTATGGGAGTTGAGTTTGATAAGAAGGTTCTGCTTGTAGATGATGATCCACAGGCAAATTCAAGTAAGATTATGGGGTTTACGGGGAGAAGAGCAAAAAACTATTCTTTGCGCGAAAAGATAGAGCAAAAGGTGGCTCTCTGTGAAAATACATTGGAGGACGTCCTGCTTGACCCGGAAAAAGATATCCACGATTGTATTGTACATACACGGTTTGAACAGGTAGATTTGCTGCCCGCTTACCTTACGCTCTCAGAGGCGGAAAACAAGCTGCTTAGTGACGTTAGCCTTCCGCAACAGTTCAGACTGAAAATGCAGTTGGAGAAAGTAAAAGGTGAATACGATTATTGTATTATAGACTGTGGGCCGGGCGTCTCTTTGCTGAATATAAATGCCCTGGTTGCTGCAGATGGCGTCCTGATTCCCAGTAAGAGTGATGAGAGTTCCAGGGACGGGATAGCAAATATCATGCACCTTATTAAGACTGTACAGAGTTATAATCTTAATTTGAAACTCTCCGGATGCTTTTTAGTGCAATATGATAAAAGGAAGCGTATCTGTCAGGAAGCGTGGGCAGACTGTCAGGAAGCATTGGGAGATAAATTCCTTCCCTGGACAATACGGCAGAATACTTGTGCAGAGCAGGCACCGGGAAAAGTCAAAACTTTATATGAACTTGATAAGAAGAGTGATTCAGTTTATAATTATATTTGGATTGCGCGATATTTAATGGAACGTAATGGTAAAAAAGTGCTGAAAGAATACATGGAGGAAATGCAGCATGAAATTTAA